The genomic stretch CCCTCCATGCCCCTGTCCCCGGCGTTACCCTCCATCCCCCTGTCCCTGGTGTTACCCTACGTCCTCTGTCCCCAGTGTtgctcaccatcctcctcacctccaggcccctctccctgtcctccctcattttcctgttcagcCAGAGCACATCACAtgtctcttcccttttcaagaggctcagctGCACCCAGAGGCATTCCAGCCTATTCGGGATGGGGcacacaccctggggaaatgCCAGCACAGGGTCGGAAGGGCCTGAGACCCTCTCAGTGTCGCCCAGGAAGGATGGAACAGCCCACGGTCAGGCTGATTGTCAGGCAGGGTGAAAACTTCTGTGTCcgaaatgttcttttctctggaaCTGTTCGGACCATTCGTGAACGAATCAGTTAAATACCAGCAAGTGCCACTCCCACTtattctctggctacagttttccaCCCACCAGCAACCACACTCCTAGGAATTATCCCTAACGCAGAATCAGCGCCTTGTGCCTTTaggaaaacctctttctctccagctttgtcctccttccacaaaaggtgcctctgactgcctcATTCACCGTACCAGGATTTCGCTCGGCTACAGAGGAAAATCTGCAtggggctcagaggtgggtggtcccctcatgggcagcagctctgtgacatcctccgaggagcctggcccaggcctgccccacacaccaggactctgccttctggcccTCGGGCCCCCGAAGCTGCTTTCCCTCCAGGGGTCATGCCTCGGGCAAGAAGGCCGGACAagagcccagggctgctgtgggtccGGAAAGtctcctgacacctcccactccaggaccccccatcagcatcccagcatctggacctgtgtcaccagccgctctgccgtgcaagagaattggattttcagctgggtgcactgcttccctaaacaaagtagggtgttgttactgaggaaaaaggaaaaaattggcaTCTTCTTGGCAACCCCGCGACATCCAGCCACCGGTTCTCaccaccccagagatgtccatccagggcagatagtgtcttcaaccaagcgccactgacccagaagtgcagtaattagtacactttcaccagaatcacccactccttcacctttacacccaagaaaaacatgtttgccaggcaaatTAGATGTCCAGGAGGTGTAAGGAAACCCCAAGCCTGCTTTAAGCCTCAGACTTTTGAGACCGTTGAGGGCTGTGCGCACAAGAGCAAGGCTGCACCCGAAAGCTCTGCTCCTGCCGGACGTCATGGACAGACCACACGGCTCAGCCACATGGACCCTTCCAGGACTTCACGAGAGGGACCTCCGTGGTACATGCAATGATGTGCACTTCGTTCAGCCTCGAACAGACCACGCCCTCGTTACAGGGTCGGTGGTCCACCTCCTGCCATCAGTCCCCCACCTCACCGAGGGTCTGTGTCTGCATCTGAaataactttgctgttttaccTGGGTACCAAAATGCGGCATCGCGATgtttaaaggtctttaaatatCAACACTCCGGGTGCAGTCCTTGTCACTTTAATGCGGTCACTCGATGCAGGCctcactcacaactctgaggtagctcataccttccctacctaaccaaggaagaaacgaaggcATGGAAGGTGCAGCTCCTAAGGAGCAGATTAGGATTCAAACCAGTGAACTTCGTCACATGCTGACCTACCTCTCAGGCTGAGATAACgttgaaaattaaccaggtagaacagcgttccataaattagctggaaatggtccttgtggatgggcctgtggttactccctgaagaacaagaccattagcccaaaaatccacctgtgtcacactcaaatgtttacatatacaattattttaaaataacccaatcaagcatgttcacagccatttagAGCCATATAGATTGTCTGCTTCACTGACAATCAACCCAAGACCTCTGTCGGCAAAGGCCACGGTGCCAGGTCCAGAGAAGACGGGACAGAGACACAAGCAGACACAAGCAGGAACCTCTCCATCCCTGGGAGCCTCGCTCTGATCGGTCCGTGAGGACACGGTACAGACCGCGGGGCACAGGCAGACggcaggccaggagaaggggctgcattgccgggaggcagtgctttgagctctaatggatggaacactgctaaccagtgaaggtggagagagggcacCCATCTGAGAGCATGtagaggcagcaaagcacagcCAGCCTCGGGGAACCAGAAGCCACAGGGACATCAGGTTGGGTGCTGCTGTCTGCCGGCCACCAGCTGGGGGACTgtactgggcctggagggacatccctgacactccccaccagatgccaggggcacccccagccccaggtgagaaccaTGGATCCCATGGCGAATGAGGCCAGCCTGTGGGAAGTGGGGCTGGGACAGCTCTGTACAGCTTAATAGGAaagttgggttctattttgtggggttttggtcaCGTTGATGGCTAGTCAGGGCTGTCCGTCAGGAAGTGATTTGAGGACAGACTAGAGAAGGGGCTGCCAAGACCAGCGGAGCATTCGCTGTctgggtccaaggaaaaggaaataaaggctggcGATGTGACAGTGGGGGGGAGCACAGAGCAAAGgaactggtggagacacaggGCTGGCCCCACACAGGGCTTTGAGCAGCTACCCGGGGGTCGTCCTATTAATTCTCCTCATGGCCCCAAGAGGCGGCTGTGAGGATCCAtctcctgaggacagaactgttccagagccacacagcgaggATCCACAGAACCAAGATCCGGGCCAGCTCCAAAGCGGGTGAACTTGTCCCCTCAGCCATGGTCCTAAGACAGGGATCGGAgccccctggacacacagacacaggaactGCAGGAAGGGGAAACGGATGCCCTGGACCAGTGGCGGGACCCAGGGTTTCAGCCCTCCAGGGCCACTGGGACCAGTCACTGCACAGGTGGACACACGATGCTTTAACCCGCGCTGGGGGAAGGAGCCCACACTCTCAGGGTGGAGACCGCAGATTGATCGGGCCGGCCTCCCTGCTGGGCACAGCCTGAGCTGCCCCAACCTGTACTGAGGTGCCCCAACGTTGGGGTGCTCAGAGCCACTTAGCTGAGATCgtggtgctttctgtaaccaccCTCGTTTCTTTATGGTATAGATCTGGACTCCATCCTTTGCAATGTGTGGGGTTCTAGGAAAAGGCTGGCCAGCCGGGGAAGTGTCCTGGGCTCTGTCCCAGTGATGACGAACTTGGCTGCCCACAAGGGCAGCCTGTTCACCACAGTGACCCCCGGGGACCACGCCTGCACCCACCTTGCTGAAGATAATTCACTTCTCATCCgtgaaagaataaagctagacTAACTCAATTTCACACTCACTTCCAACTTTAACAACTTGTGTTAGGAAATCAAAGACAAGGACTCTGACCATGTCACAAACCCAGGAAGCAAAACCCGAGACTAACGGAATGATGCCACCTTCGCAGTTCCGAGCTCtactagttgtttttcttttctggtctgtttttctcttttggtttaaattgtctctgtttctccctctctgtgtctctctcctggttgctctgtctctctgtgtctctttttaagactctgtgtgtctctgtttctctcttcccctcatctttctctatctttctatgtctctctgtgtctctgcttctctgactttttctgtctctctctctgtctctctcactctccctctctttccctctctctctctgtgtgtttgtgtgtgtgtgtgtgtgtgtgtgtgtgtgtgtctcactctcttggtttctcactctcactctccatcTCGCAGCTCTCTTTGGTTTCACTATGCAAGCTGACTCTCCCCACCTTATAATACAGTGGGATTAGCAGGAACCGAGTGGACGCCACAGCCCCCGTGGGCCCGGGAAATCGCAGCTTCGTCATAGCTAAGCCCGCCGCGCTCAGTTTTTCCCACCACCTGGAGGATCTACTCTCCGTTCGTCCTTCCCGACCTCAGACTACAGAGAATACCTGGGGGCGAAGGTCGAGGAAGCCACGCCCGGAGGCTCCCAGCGCAGCCCCAGGAGGAATCCTGCCGGCAACTAGAAGCTGTGCGCGCAGCGGGGCTCTGCGCCAACAACCGCCGGAGCGGCCGGGCCTGCTGCGAACTTCCGCATCCAGGTGGGGTCTCCACGCCCCaattccaccccgccccgccatcgGCGCTCCCCGCAAGTGCAGGGCTTCCCCCCGCCCAGACGTTCGCGCCCACTCAAGGTCTCCCTCACCCGGCCCGGGAGATGCTCCCCGCGTTCTATCCCGCCCCACCCTGGCGCGCCCCCCAAACGATGTGACCCCCGCCCCCCTGTGGTCTCCCCTCCCCCGGacgctgcccctgcccccacctgtggcACTCCGGGTATCCCTGAAGTCCCCAACCAGAGCCTTCCAGCCCACCCGCGAGTCTCGAGCACCAGAGACGCGGCCCCACCCGCAGGGACCCCGCCTACCTGTGGCGCTATCCCCACGTCTGCGGCCCACCTCACCGCTAGCACGGCCCCCACCTACGACGACCCCGGCGTAGGTGCTCCTGCCCACTCCCGCACCCCGCCCGCACCTGCCCCTTTCCCTGCACCTAGCCACGCCCCCGCTCCCGCAGCCCCTCCCGTGCGCTCGGGCCCCGCCCGTCACCGCCCATTGGccctggggcggggcggggcagcaGTTCCGACTCCCGCGCGCGCGGGCAGGGTCCACATTGCCTACTGCGCACCGGGACTAGCGGCTCCCCTCGACCTCCTCGCCATGGACACTGACGACTCCCAGGCCCCTAAGGGCTCCTTGCGGAagttcctggagcacctctccGGGGCCGGCAAGGCAGTCGGCGTGCTGACCAGAGGCGAGGATGCTCAAGGTGCGCACCCCCCTCCCGGCGGCGAGGGAGGGGCGGACGGAGCCGAGGAGAACAAGGCGAAGGGGATTTGGGGGATGGGGCAGAAGAGGGGGGAAGCGATGGGAGGACGCGGGGAAAGGTGGAGGAGCGATGGGAAGAACCAGGGAGAAGAGCGGGGAAGCGATGGGgagaactggggagaagcccgTGCCCGGCAGCGGCAGGGGTACCTGCGGGGCGGCGTGAGCCAGCAAGGCAGCCCCCGGGTCCTTGCCGGGTggggcggaggaggaagggacatggcGATAGGAACCTCCATCCGGAAGATAGTGAGCTTTCCACGCCCtccggtttatgttttaaattgagcctgACAGAGGGGGTCGCCTGGAGGACCCTCGGGAGTCGTTCTGCCTCTGAGCTGTAGGACCCGGCCGGGCTTCCCCTCCGAAGCGTGGGTACAGCGCGATCACTTCCTAAGTGGCCCCCCGCCCTTCAACTCTGCCCCACGCCGCCCCCCAGCATGTCGAGGAAGAAACGGCCAGGTCCCCGCGCGCCTCCTGTCGCCTCGTGCCCCGCGCGGCGTGGGCGGGGTCCTGGCTGCTGCAATGCGGGACGCGGAGGGAGTGCTCTGGGTTCCCGCCTGGCGTCTCCGAGGCGGTCCGGCAGCCCCTCGCGTTTCCgctgggagattttaaaaatgggtttcctGCGCTCGCATGTGCTGTTGCCTTTCGGCTCGTGAGAAAACCGAAAACTAAaatgggtcccaggccctccccgcaGACCTCCGCGGACGAGAAGGACCAGGAAGCGGGGACTCCGGGACGTCAGCGGCGCCGCGGCGCGGGCTCTGGGTTTCCCCTGCCCTGCAATGTGGAAGCGGCTCTCCAGGAGGGACCCGAGTCTGGGTCCACGACGCGGGCGCGCCAGGAGGACATTTAACATTGAAGAGCCGGAGGTGGTGGAGACTGCGCGCCCCAGGCCCCGGGTGCACGTGAGGGCGCCGGTGCCCGGACGGTGGAGCGCCCCAGGCCGCGCAGCCCCTGGCGGGTAGATCGGCGCTTCCCAGGCGAACGCCACCTGGGAGCCTTAGTGATAGCGCGGGCTGGAGACGCGACGCGCCCGGAgctgggttttgatttttattttcccggTTCCTCCTGCCGCAGATGCGTGGAAAGGCGCGGATGGCGGATTTCCTCCCGTTTCGGGACCGCGCACTGCACAAGGATGGAGCGGGAATGGGCCCCCGCCCTCGGTCCCGGTGACCTTCCCTTCGCCCTTGAGCGCGCGGGGCGGCACGGGTGCTGCATGTTGGGGCGCTGTCAGCGCCGCCCCGCCCGCCGCGAGCGCCTACGTGATGCCCGGCCCGTCGTCTCCATGCGCCCTGGCCCTGACATCAGTACGCCGCGCGCTCCCCGAGCCAGCAGCGCAGCCTCCCTAGGCCCAGCGCCCCCGCCCCCGCGGGACACCCCGGTGGCAGCGCCAGGCCCCGCCCGGCAGCCCGCCCCCCAGCGCCCGGGGAAGTGCTCTGGCGTTAGCGTTCTAGTTAAAGGACCCCAGCATCAGCGTTCCTCCTGCAGGGTTGggttctcagagaaagaaaaggtgatgCAGCAGAGGATGGGATTGGAGAAATTAGGAGAGTGAAGTGGAAATAGCCTGGCCAGCGTGACTTAAACCGGCCGGGAGATGTGCGAGTACGAATGGAGCCGCCTTGGGGTCCTAATAGGACCCAGAGTGGCTTCTCAGTCAAAGGCCTTCAGAAGCAGAGGGAGCACCTGGAGTGACCTTACCTGGGCCGCGAAAGACAAGAAACCTTCGGCACGGGAAGAGGAACTGACCTCTGGAAGCCACCAGGGCAGGTGGAAGGTCAGGGTTTCAAGGTGATTTTGGAATTTAAGTGCTGTGGgtcctgcacagtggctcatgcttgtcatgcgagtgctttcggaggctgaggcaggagggtcgcttgagcccaggagttccagagcagcctggacc from Chlorocebus sabaeus isolate Y175 unplaced genomic scaffold, mChlSab1.0.hap1 unalloc_scaffold_460, whole genome shotgun sequence encodes the following:
- the LOC140711280 gene encoding uncharacterized protein — encoded protein: MAGPHPFRPCPYERCQNQPQRGEMSRKGLSGTKAAPGGSSVAADVVLRLRVPLTASFTVPGFRSATEENLHGAQRLQRIPGGEGRGSHARRLPAQPQEESCRQLEAVRAAGLCANNRRSGRACCELPHPVPNQSLPAHPRVSSTRDAAPPAGTPPTCGAIPTSAAHLTASTAPTYDDPGVGAPAHSRTPPAPAPFPAPSHAPAPAAPPVRSGPARHRPLALGRGGAAVPTPARAGRVHIAYCAPGLAAPLDLLAMDTDDSQAPKGSLRKFLEHLSGAGKAVGVLTRGEDAQGPPRRPPRTRRTRKRGLRDVSGAAARALGFPCPAMWKRLSRRDPSLGPRRGRARRTFNIEEPEVVETARPRPRVHVRAPVPGRWSAPGRAAPGGCVERRGWRISSRFGTAHCTRMEREWAPALGPGDLPFALERAGRHGCCMLGRCQRRPARRERLRDARPVVSMRPGPDISTPRAPRASSAASLGPAPPPPRDTPVAAPGPARQPAPQRPGKCSGVSVLVKGPQHQRSSCRVGFSEKEKVMQQRMGLEKLGE